A region of Nitrospinota bacterium DNA encodes the following proteins:
- a CDS encoding insulinase family protein translates to MERVIFYLMDKSSGEDSIPPSAGPSRIPFFCASRVITALLVVFLLFNPLSALAFDLESRVKEFTLDNGLKVLFLERKGAPIFAAHMAFKVGSVEELAGHTGAAHMLEHMLFKGTTRIGTTDWGKEEPLLEKVDSIGEQLDIAVREGKDQNTIENLRAELNKALEEEKKYIAPESYSKIYAAEGGVGHNAGTSWDTTTYIIRLPSNKFELWARLEADRLENAVLREYYAERDVVLEELRRSYENNPDGKLFERFMATAYTTHPYGRPVIGLGPDISLLSISEVKRFLNAWYVPNNAVIAIVGDLKFEEVQSVITKYFGFIPSRPLPERVVAVEPPQQAERRVDVEFDASPTLMMGFHKPNAPHADDYVFSVIDSILTLGRTGRMDRSLAQKKKVALSVGSFVAPGDRYPNMFIISAEPRPPHSTRDVEKAVWEELERLKTAPVSKKELEKVVNNMEADYVRQLQSHYGMARLLTHYQVVTGDWRDIIKEMEKIKAVTPEDIQRVAGKYFTRDNLTVGSIVRDK, encoded by the coding sequence TTGGAAAGAGTCATTTTTTACCTGATGGACAAATCATCGGGGGAAGACAGTATCCCTCCGTCGGCGGGCCCATCCCGCATCCCGTTCTTTTGCGCGTCCCGCGTTATTACGGCGTTACTGGTTGTTTTCCTGCTCTTTAACCCTCTTTCGGCCTTAGCGTTCGACCTTGAAAGCCGTGTAAAAGAATTCACCCTGGACAACGGTTTAAAGGTGCTTTTCCTGGAGCGGAAAGGGGCTCCCATATTCGCCGCCCATATGGCGTTCAAGGTTGGTTCGGTGGAAGAGCTGGCCGGTCATACCGGCGCGGCGCACATGCTGGAGCATATGCTTTTCAAGGGGACCACCCGCATCGGCACAACAGACTGGGGGAAAGAAGAGCCCTTATTAGAGAAGGTGGATAGCATAGGCGAACAGCTGGACATAGCTGTCCGCGAAGGGAAAGACCAAAACACCATTGAAAACCTCCGGGCGGAGCTAAACAAAGCCCTGGAAGAGGAAAAGAAATACATAGCCCCGGAAAGCTACTCCAAAATATACGCCGCCGAAGGGGGCGTGGGCCACAACGCCGGAACCAGTTGGGACACCACCACCTACATAATCCGCCTTCCTTCCAACAAGTTCGAGCTTTGGGCGCGGCTGGAGGCCGACCGGCTGGAAAACGCCGTTCTGCGGGAATATTACGCCGAGCGGGACGTGGTGCTGGAGGAGCTTAGACGTAGCTACGAAAACAATCCCGATGGGAAACTTTTCGAGCGGTTCATGGCCACGGCTTATACCACACATCCATATGGCAGGCCGGTCATAGGTTTGGGGCCGGACATATCCCTTCTCTCCATATCGGAAGTGAAACGGTTCTTGAACGCCTGGTACGTCCCCAATAACGCCGTTATCGCCATTGTGGGGGATTTGAAGTTCGAAGAGGTACAGTCGGTAATAACCAAATATTTCGGGTTCATCCCTTCACGCCCTTTGCCGGAGCGGGTGGTGGCCGTGGAGCCGCCCCAGCAGGCCGAGCGCCGGGTGGATGTGGAATTCGACGCCAGTCCCACGCTTATGATGGGGTTCCACAAGCCCAACGCGCCCCATGCGGACGATTACGTTTTCTCGGTTATAGACTCCATCCTCACCCTCGGCAGGACCGGCCGGATGGACCGGAGCCTGGCGCAGAAGAAAAAAGTGGCGCTTTCCGTGGGCAGTTTTGTGGCGCCGGGGGACCGGTATCCAAACATGTTCATCATTTCCGCAGAGCCTCGCCCGCCCCATTCCACAAGGGATGTGGAAAAGGCCGTATGGGAAGAGCTGGAACGGCTTAAAACGGCGCCCGTCTCCAAAAAAGAGCTGGAGAAAGTGGTGAACAACATGGAGGCCGATTACGTGCGCCAGCTTCAATCCCACTATGGCATGGCGCGGCTTCTCACCCATTACCAGGTGGTAACCGGCGATTGGCGGGACATAATAAAAGAGATGGAAAAGATTAAAGCCGTCACCCCTGAAGACATCCAGCGGGTGGCCGGGAAATATTTCACGCGGGACAACCTTACCGTGGGCTCCATAGTGAGGGATAAATGA
- the waaC gene encoding lipopolysaccharide heptosyltransferase I, which produces MKTTSLKEGQSVLIIKPSSMGDILHALPVAAELKKAVPGVVVDWVAADSFAGLVRMSPYVDGIIPFRRRALGLNGFSFTPVSEIIELARNLRAKKYAAVLDLHGLLRSGLMAKLAKAPVKIGFSSAREGAGWFYNHVIADAPQNHAVERNLASLSAFGINPPAGISYNLALPESDKEWANDNIKTRPYVVINPNARWITKRWPLENYAALATSLEKKHGLMSVITGGPEDIQRGRALAGLIGPSALDLTDSGGFSRLAAILKGAEAVFTNDSGPMHLAAALGVKVVALFGPTNPKLVGPYGKGHIVIRQEVDCSPCRNRNGCSNKMKCLAGISAETVLTEWEKTLETGGTIHGR; this is translated from the coding sequence ATGAAAACAACATCTTTGAAAGAGGGGCAGAGCGTCCTTATCATCAAGCCCTCCTCCATGGGGGATATCCTCCACGCGCTCCCGGTGGCCGCCGAGTTGAAAAAGGCTGTGCCCGGAGTGGTTGTGGACTGGGTGGCGGCGGACAGTTTCGCCGGGCTTGTGCGGATGTCGCCATACGTGGATGGAATAATCCCATTCAGACGGCGAGCTTTGGGGCTGAACGGTTTTAGTTTCACCCCGGTCAGCGAAATTATCGAGCTGGCCCGGAACCTGAGGGCAAAAAAATACGCGGCGGTTCTGGACCTGCACGGGCTTTTGAGGTCGGGCTTGATGGCTAAATTGGCCAAAGCCCCGGTCAAGATAGGTTTTTCATCGGCACGGGAAGGGGCTGGATGGTTCTATAACCATGTGATTGCCGATGCGCCGCAAAATCATGCAGTAGAGCGCAACCTGGCGTCGCTTTCCGCTTTCGGGATAAACCCGCCCGCCGGGATAAGTTATAACCTCGCCCTCCCGGAGAGCGACAAAGAATGGGCCAACGATAATATAAAAACGCGCCCATATGTGGTTATAAACCCCAACGCCCGGTGGATTACGAAACGCTGGCCTCTGGAAAATTACGCGGCGCTGGCCACAAGCCTGGAGAAGAAACACGGGCTAATGTCCGTAATAACCGGCGGGCCGGAAGACATCCAGCGGGGCAGGGCGTTGGCGGGGCTCATAGGCCCATCGGCGCTGGATTTGACCGATTCCGGCGGATTCTCCAGATTGGCCGCGATTCTTAAAGGGGCCGAGGCGGTATTTACGAATGACTCTGGCCCCATGCACCTGGCGGCGGCGCTGGGTGTGAAAGTGGTGGCCCTGTTCGGGCCCACAAATCCAAAACTGGTGGGGCCTTACGGGAAGGGGCATATCGTTATCCGGCAAGAAGTGGACTGCTCCCCGTGCAGGAACAGAAACGGTTGCTCCAACAAGATGAAATGCCTCGCGGGCATATCCGCCGAAACGGTGTTGACTGAATGGGAAAAAACTTTGGAAACCGGTGGCACCATCCATGGACGTTGA
- a CDS encoding HAD-IIIA family hydrolase, producing the protein MDVDILRALNGITSPWWEWAMVGVTTPENWYPVLVILAAGMVWKDRRRALLALLAAGIAVGVGDALAYYIIKALVARARPCIELEGINAMAGCVNSFSFPSNHAVNSLAVAGAIGFYFRPLLWALVPVGILVCVSRVAVGAHYPSDVLAGAIIGFALGWGVSYIVKGSTVKKSAKRKAVFLDRDGCVNVEDDHIRNIEQFRLYPETLESIKNLNEAGFLVVVITNQSGVARGFFTEDLVNDVHKLLVKWVDEAGAKIDLIQYCPHHPEGVVEQYAIECDCRKPKPGMILRAAEELDIDLSRSYVVGDKISDIELGPACGMKSALALTGFGQRELEKIRAGESAEPDFVAEHIGDAVRWILKDSGGDKK; encoded by the coding sequence ATGGACGTTGACATACTCCGGGCGTTAAACGGTATCACGAGCCCTTGGTGGGAATGGGCCATGGTGGGGGTGACCACGCCGGAGAACTGGTATCCCGTACTAGTCATTCTTGCCGCCGGGATGGTTTGGAAAGACCGGCGCCGGGCATTGCTGGCCCTGCTGGCGGCGGGCATAGCCGTAGGTGTCGGTGACGCGCTGGCCTATTACATAATAAAAGCTTTAGTCGCCCGGGCGCGGCCTTGCATAGAGCTTGAGGGGATAAACGCCATGGCCGGGTGCGTGAATTCCTTCTCGTTCCCCTCCAACCATGCGGTGAACTCTTTGGCGGTGGCGGGGGCTATCGGGTTTTATTTCCGTCCATTGCTTTGGGCGCTGGTACCGGTTGGCATCCTGGTGTGCGTCTCCCGGGTGGCCGTGGGCGCCCATTACCCTTCCGACGTGCTGGCCGGGGCCATTATTGGTTTTGCCCTGGGCTGGGGGGTATCCTATATTGTGAAGGGTTCAACCGTGAAAAAGAGCGCAAAACGGAAAGCGGTTTTCTTGGACCGGGATGGGTGCGTGAACGTGGAAGATGACCATATAAGGAACATCGAACAGTTCAGGCTTTATCCCGAAACGCTGGAGTCCATAAAAAACCTGAACGAAGCCGGGTTCCTGGTGGTGGTAATCACCAACCAGAGTGGCGTGGCCCGGGGGTTTTTCACCGAGGATCTGGTGAACGACGTGCACAAGCTGTTGGTGAAATGGGTGGACGAGGCCGGGGCCAAAATAGACCTTATCCAGTACTGCCCCCATCACCCGGAAGGGGTGGTGGAACAATACGCCATAGAGTGCGATTGCAGGAAACCCAAGCCGGGCATGATATTGCGCGCCGCCGAGGAGCTTGATATAGACCTGTCGCGGTCATACGTGGTGGGGGACAAGATAAGCGACATAGAGCTGGGCCCGGCTTGCGGCATGAAATCGGCGCTGGCCCTAACGGGATTCGGTCAGCGGGAGCTGGAGAAAATCAGGGCGGGGGAAAGCGCCGAACCGGATTTCGTGGCGGAACATATCGGTGACGCGGTGCGATGGATATTGAAAGACTCCGGGGGAGATAAAAAATGA
- a CDS encoding PilZ domain-containing protein — MSGEGSLHGFVSVPVCFTARWRVAEEPDKLAREIINHRTSDRFTAPPPSFTELPEDMMEMAEFKRANPHLFRMWMALEKKMDYVISLLSSSAKKDEQMGDALCMAVSEGGLKFQVQQPPKIGDKVQTRLTFPSYPMLTIEALAQVTGVEPSVDPAGEFVVTGAFTAINHMDKEDMIQYLFKRQREILQKKRE, encoded by the coding sequence ATGAGCGGTGAAGGTTCCCTTCACGGGTTTGTAAGCGTGCCGGTGTGTTTCACGGCCCGGTGGCGGGTGGCCGAAGAGCCGGACAAGCTGGCCCGGGAAATCATCAACCACCGCACCTCCGACAGGTTTACGGCGCCGCCCCCTTCCTTCACCGAACTGCCAGAAGACATGATGGAAATGGCGGAGTTCAAACGGGCCAACCCCCACCTGTTCCGGATGTGGATGGCGCTGGAAAAGAAGATGGATTACGTTATCAGCCTGTTAAGTAGCTCCGCGAAGAAAGATGAACAGATGGGTGACGCGCTTTGCATGGCGGTTTCGGAGGGGGGCTTGAAGTTTCAGGTTCAACAGCCGCCAAAAATCGGGGACAAGGTTCAAACGCGATTGACGTTTCCCTCGTACCCGATGCTTACCATAGAAGCCCTGGCGCAAGTTACCGGCGTGGAACCTTCTGTTGACCCCGCCGGGGAATTTGTGGTTACCGGCGCGTTTACGGCCATAAACCATATGGACAAAGAAGACATGATCCAATATCTCTTCAAACGCCAGCGGGAGATACTCCAGAAAAAACGGGAATAA
- a CDS encoding ammonium transporter: MDATTLKTSSDVLFLMLGAVMVFAMHGGFAFLEVGTVRKKNQINALVKILSDFGFSTIVYFLVGFPIAYGIHFYSSAESLVGANNGFNLMRFFFLLTFAAAVPAIISGGIAERARFWPQVLAGAIFVGLVYPLFEGLVWGQIPLLGQKDSWLANLGGLPFHDYAGSVVVHAMGGWIALIAVIKLGPRRGRWVDGRSHPIPVSNIPMLALGSWMLCVGWFGFNVMSAQEITAITGLVAVNSLMAMVGGIVASLVVAERDPGFVHNGALAGLVAVCSGSDQFHPIGALFVGAVAGVIFIKAFTWEQEKLKIDDVLGVWPLHGLCGLWGGVACGVFGQKIFGGVGGVSFVSQLIGTFAGVGVALGAGFIVYYAIDATIGFRLDKDDEAMGSDLAIHNIGAYPEEHVR; encoded by the coding sequence ATGGACGCCACCACATTAAAAACCAGTTCTGATGTTCTGTTCCTTATGTTGGGCGCCGTGATGGTGTTTGCCATGCATGGCGGATTCGCTTTTCTTGAAGTGGGTACGGTTCGCAAGAAGAACCAGATAAACGCGCTGGTAAAAATTCTTTCAGACTTCGGATTTTCGACCATCGTCTATTTTCTCGTGGGATTTCCGATTGCATACGGAATCCACTTTTACAGCTCGGCCGAATCGCTTGTTGGCGCAAATAACGGGTTCAACCTGATGCGGTTCTTCTTCCTGCTTACCTTCGCCGCCGCGGTACCCGCCATAATTTCCGGCGGCATAGCGGAACGTGCCCGGTTTTGGCCGCAAGTGCTGGCGGGGGCCATATTCGTTGGTTTGGTTTATCCCCTTTTCGAAGGGCTGGTGTGGGGCCAGATACCGTTACTTGGGCAGAAAGATTCCTGGCTGGCCAATTTAGGCGGCCTGCCGTTCCATGATTACGCGGGCTCGGTGGTGGTGCATGCCATGGGCGGCTGGATAGCGTTGATAGCGGTGATAAAACTGGGGCCCCGGCGGGGCCGGTGGGTGGATGGCAGGTCACATCCCATCCCGGTGAGCAACATACCCATGCTGGCGCTGGGTAGCTGGATGCTGTGCGTTGGGTGGTTCGGGTTTAACGTGATGAGCGCCCAGGAGATAACGGCCATTACGGGGCTTGTGGCGGTGAACTCGCTGATGGCCATGGTGGGTGGCATCGTGGCCTCGCTGGTGGTGGCGGAGAGGGATCCCGGTTTTGTACACAACGGAGCTTTGGCTGGCTTGGTGGCGGTATGTTCCGGGTCGGACCAGTTCCACCCTATCGGAGCGTTGTTTGTGGGCGCGGTGGCTGGCGTTATCTTCATTAAAGCGTTCACTTGGGAACAGGAGAAGTTGAAGATAGACGACGTGCTGGGCGTGTGGCCCCTGCACGGGCTATGCGGCCTTTGGGGTGGCGTGGCCTGCGGCGTGTTCGGGCAGAAGATCTTCGGCGGCGTGGGGGGTGTTTCGTTCGTGTCGCAGTTGATTGGAACCTTCGCGGGCGTGGGCGTGGCCCTGGGCGCAGGATTCATAGTGTATTACGCCATAGACGCCACAATCGGCTTCCGGCTGGACAAGGATGACGAGGCCATGGGGAGCGACCTGGCCATTCACAACATTGGCGCCTACCCGGAAGAGCATGTAAGATAG
- a CDS encoding cofactor-independent phosphoglycerate mutase — protein sequence MSSKKYVILLGDGMPDWPSNEHGGKTPLMMAVTPNLNRLAKEGTAGSVMTTPDGYEPGSDVTNMSILGYDPRKYYTGRAPLEAAAMGLSLAPADVAFRCNLVTLRADNDGVIMDDFSAGHIETDDAREIIEDLGKELGDDVISFHPGVSYRHLMVWKGGESGARLTPPHDLSDKPITGNLPKGPGSEKLLDLMNHSQMYLKGHRVNARRRAEGKKEANSVWFWGQGKAPSMPTMMEREKLSGAMISAVDLMRGLGTCAGLRVIKVPGATGWIDTNYEGKAQACLDTLKDVDFVFVHVESPDEAGHAGSWDYKVQAISDFDKKIVGPIVEGLRKMGDFRVMALSDHPTPVAHKTHTLERVVFAIYPALEAVHADEFDERIIQNSPVRFDSGVDLWAYFREGKK from the coding sequence ATGAGTTCGAAAAAATACGTAATCCTCTTGGGCGACGGCATGCCCGATTGGCCCAGTAACGAGCATGGCGGCAAAACGCCGCTTATGATGGCCGTCACCCCCAACCTCAACAGATTGGCTAAAGAGGGCACGGCGGGTTCGGTGATGACCACGCCCGACGGGTACGAGCCCGGCTCGGACGTTACCAACATGAGCATCCTGGGGTATGACCCTCGCAAATACTACACCGGCAGGGCTCCACTGGAGGCGGCGGCCATGGGGCTTTCCCTCGCCCCGGCGGACGTGGCGTTCCGTTGCAACCTGGTCACCCTCCGGGCGGATAACGACGGGGTGATAATGGACGATTTTTCCGCGGGCCATATCGAGACCGATGACGCCCGGGAGATAATCGAGGACCTGGGCAAGGAACTGGGGGATGATGTCATCTCGTTCCATCCCGGCGTGTCGTACCGGCACCTGATGGTATGGAAGGGGGGCGAAAGCGGCGCCAGGCTCACCCCGCCTCACGACCTGTCGGACAAGCCCATAACCGGCAATCTGCCAAAAGGCCCCGGCTCTGAAAAACTGCTGGACCTGATGAACCATTCGCAGATGTATTTGAAGGGCCACAGGGTTAACGCCCGCAGACGCGCTGAAGGCAAGAAAGAGGCCAACAGCGTGTGGTTCTGGGGGCAGGGGAAAGCCCCCTCCATGCCCACCATGATGGAACGCGAAAAGCTTTCCGGGGCCATGATAAGCGCCGTGGATCTCATGCGCGGCCTTGGTACCTGCGCCGGACTTCGCGTTATAAAGGTGCCGGGCGCAACGGGTTGGATAGACACCAATTACGAGGGCAAGGCCCAGGCCTGTCTGGACACCTTGAAGGATGTGGATTTTGTTTTTGTCCATGTGGAGTCACCGGACGAGGCGGGCCACGCCGGATCATGGGATTACAAGGTGCAGGCCATATCCGATTTCGACAAGAAAATCGTTGGCCCCATAGTGGAAGGGTTGCGCAAGATGGGGGATTTCAGGGTGATGGCCCTGTCGGACCATCCAACTCCCGTGGCGCATAAAACCCATACGCTGGAGCGGGTGGTTTTCGCCATATACCCGGCGCTGGAAGCCGTTCACGCGGACGAGTTCGACGAACGGATAATCCAAAACTCCCCGGTTAGGTTTGATAGCGGGGTGGACCTGTGGGCGTATTTCAGGGAAGGGAAGAAATGA